A part of Miscanthus floridulus cultivar M001 chromosome 6, ASM1932011v1, whole genome shotgun sequence genomic DNA contains:
- the LOC136461461 gene encoding uncharacterized protein yields MDGGSGLNILYANTLELLEIDRSRLRGDVAPFHGIVPGRRTQPLGRIDLPVCFGTPSNYRKEVLTFEVVGFGGAYHAILGRPCYAKFMAVPNYTYLKLKMPGPNGVITIESTYEHAYDCDVECIEYAEALAEAETLIAHLDQLSGEVPDSKRRAGAFEPAETIKLIPVDPACPDDQALKISATLDVK; encoded by the coding sequence atggacggaggcagcggtctcaacatcctctacgccaacaccctggagctcttagaGATCGACCGGTCAAGGCTACGAGGCGACgttgcacccttccacggcatcgtgccgggtAGGCGCACgcaacccctcgggcgcatcgaccttcccgtctgcttcggcaccccttccaactaccgcaaggaagtcctcaccttcgaagtagtcgggttcgggggagcctaccacgccatcctggggcgaccatgctacgccaagttcatggcagtgcccaactatacctacctcaagctcaagatgccaggccctaatggGGTCATCACGATCgaatccacgtacgaacatgcatacgactgcgacgtcgagtgcatcgagtacgccgaggcccttgcggaggccgagaccctcatcgcccacctagaccagctcagtggcgaggtgcctgactccaagcgtcgcgcgggggcgttcgagcccgctgaaaccatcaaactcatcccagtCGACCCCGCATGCCCCGACGACCAGGCGCTGaaaatcagcgccaccctcgacgtcaaatag